One window from the genome of Scyliorhinus canicula unplaced genomic scaffold, sScyCan1.1, whole genome shotgun sequence encodes:
- the LOC119961297 gene encoding zinc finger protein 420-like, protein MEKPWKCGDCGKGFRAPSEVEIHQRSHTGERPFTCSQCGKRFTQLSNLHIHQGVHTGEKPFTCSQCGKGFTQLSSLQVHQRVHTGEKPFTCSQCGKRFSQLSSLQVHQRVHTGEKPFTCSQCGKGFTQLSSLQVHQRVHTGEKPLTCSQCGQRFRALSSLQTHQRVHTGEKPFACSRCGKGFIQFSNLQTHQRIHTGERPFTCSQCGKGFIQLSNLQTHQRVHTGERPFTCSQCGKGFIQLSNLQIHQRVHTGERPFTCSDCGKGFISPSKLEAHRRSHTGERPFTCSECGKGFIVSSALQNHQRIHTGERPFTCSTCGKRFTQSSTLSTHQLIHTGERPFNCSDCGKGFTTSSHLLRHQQIHIGETPFTCSKCGKGFSDLSTLQKHQRVHSRERPFTCSECGKGFTISSLLQSHQRVHTDERPFQCPDCGNNYKTSGNLTRHQRLHTNERPFRCSHCGTGFTQSSQLTVHQRTHTGERPFTCSKCGKGFTTSSHLLRHQRGHK, encoded by the exons atggagaaaccgtggaaatgtggggactgtgggaagggattcagagcccCATCCGAGGTGGAGattcatcaacgcagtcacactggggagaggccattcacctgctctcagtgtgggaagagattcactcagttatctaacCTTCACATACACCAGggggttcacactggagagaagccattcacctgctctcagtgtgggaagggattcactcagttatccagcctgcaggtacaccagcgagttcacactggagagaagccattcacctgctctcagtgtgggaagagattcagtcagttatccagcctgcaggttcaccagcgagttcacactggagagaagccattcacctgctctcagtgtgggaaaggattcacacagttatccagcctgcaggtacatcagcgagttcacactggagagaagccattaacctgctctcagtgtgggcagagattccgtgctttatccagcctgcagacacaccagcgagttcacactggggagaagccattcgcctgctctcggtgtgggaagggattcattcagttctccaacctgcagacacaccagcgaattcacactggggagaggccattcacctgctctcagtgtgggaagggattcattcagttatccaacctgcagacacaccagcgagttcacactggggagaggccattcacctgctctcagtgtgggaagggattcattcagttatccaacctgcagatacaccagcgagttcacactggggaaaggccattcacttgct cggactgtgggaaaggattcatttccccatccaagctggaagctcatcgacgtagtcacactggagagagaccattcacctgctccgagtgtgggaagggattcattgtttCATCAGCTCTGCAaaatcaccagcgaattcacactggggagagaccattcacctgctccacgtgtgggaagagattcacccaatcatccactctgtccacacaccagctaattcacactggagagagaccgttcaacTGCtcagattgtgggaagggattcaccacttcttcccacctgctgagacaccagcaaattcacatcggggagacgccattcacctgctccaagtgtgggaagggattcagtgatttatccaccctgcagaagcaccagcgagttcactccagggagagaccattcacctgctcggagtgtgggaagggatttactatttcATCCCTCCTgcagagtcaccagcgagttcacactgatgagagaccgtttcaatgtccagactgcgggaataaCTATAAAACTTCTGGGAATCTGACACGACATCAACGTCTTCACACTAACGAGAGACCatttaggtgctctcactgcgggactgggttcacacaatcatctcagctcactgtacatcagcgaacccacactggggagaggccattcacctgctccaagtgtgggaagggattcaccacttcatcccacctactgagacaccaacgaggccacaagtaa